The Prevotella sp. E9-3 genome has a window encoding:
- the ilvB gene encoding biosynthetic-type acetolactate synthase large subunit, with product MDKEMITGSESLMRALKAEGVETIFGYPGGSIMPVYDSLYEYTRGEKKAFHHVLVRHEQGAVHAAQGFARTSGKVGVAVVTSGPGATNTLTGIADAMLDSTPIVVIAGQVGISALGTDAFQEVDLVGVSQPISKWSYQIRHADDVAWAVSRAFYIARSGRPGPVVLDFPKNAQTHLCEWTGPEHVKSVRSYVPYPTPSKSSISEAAKLINSAKRPLALVGQGVELADAHQELIELIEKADIPVGRTLLGLSALSSRHPLNKGMLGMHGQYALNMKTQEADVIIAIGMRFSDRVTGLPSTYARQAKIIHLDIDKAEINKCIHADIPVIGDCKVTMPAITKLLNKNDHTEWKKSFDSYFEMEKEQVIGPAIHPKEGPLLMGEVVNAVAEATKGDAVLVTDVGQNQMLSSRYFHYNKKRSIVTSGGLGTMGFGMPAAIGATFGAPDRTICMFCGDGGFQMNIQELGTIMEQQAPVKMILMNNNYLGNVRQWQDMFWNGHRSFTPMMNPKYNLIANAYNIPYELVVDRKELSSKVDKMLASKGPFILECAIKEDADVMPMVAPGKTIDEMMLKFNS from the coding sequence ATGGACAAAGAAATGATAACAGGTAGCGAATCCTTAATGCGAGCGTTGAAAGCTGAAGGCGTGGAGACTATCTTTGGATATCCTGGCGGAAGCATCATGCCAGTATATGATTCGCTTTACGAATATACGAGAGGAGAGAAAAAGGCTTTTCACCACGTATTAGTACGCCATGAACAGGGAGCCGTGCATGCTGCACAAGGATTTGCACGCACCAGTGGTAAAGTTGGCGTAGCAGTTGTTACGAGTGGACCTGGCGCAACCAATACTCTTACTGGTATTGCTGATGCAATGCTTGACTCAACACCAATCGTGGTGATTGCTGGTCAGGTAGGTATCAGCGCATTGGGAACAGACGCTTTTCAGGAAGTTGACCTTGTTGGCGTTTCGCAACCAATCTCAAAGTGGAGCTATCAGATTCGGCATGCTGATGATGTAGCATGGGCAGTAAGTCGTGCGTTTTATATTGCCCGAAGTGGGCGTCCTGGTCCGGTGGTATTAGACTTTCCTAAAAATGCGCAAACGCATCTTTGTGAATGGACAGGGCCTGAACATGTTAAATCTGTAAGGAGTTATGTTCCATATCCTACACCCTCAAAATCATCTATTTCCGAAGCCGCAAAACTGATTAACTCTGCTAAACGACCTTTAGCTTTGGTTGGCCAAGGCGTTGAATTGGCAGATGCTCATCAGGAATTAATAGAACTGATTGAAAAAGCTGATATTCCCGTAGGTAGAACACTTTTAGGACTTTCAGCTTTATCGAGCAGACATCCTTTAAACAAGGGAATGCTCGGAATGCATGGTCAGTATGCTCTGAACATGAAAACGCAAGAGGCTGATGTTATTATAGCTATTGGTATGCGTTTCAGTGATCGAGTTACGGGGCTCCCCTCTACATATGCTAGACAGGCTAAGATTATTCATCTGGATATCGACAAAGCTGAAATTAACAAATGTATTCATGCAGATATTCCTGTAATTGGCGATTGTAAGGTGACTATGCCTGCTATTACGAAGTTGCTGAATAAGAATGACCATACAGAATGGAAGAAATCTTTCGATAGTTACTTCGAAATGGAAAAAGAACAAGTGATTGGACCAGCTATTCATCCTAAAGAAGGACCATTGCTAATGGGTGAGGTTGTAAATGCTGTAGCGGAAGCTACTAAGGGGGATGCTGTTCTTGTTACAGATGTTGGACAGAACCAGATGCTCTCATCTCGTTACTTCCACTACAACAAGAAACGTTCTATTGTGACAAGTGGTGGATTGGGAACTATGGGGTTTGGTATGCCCGCTGCAATTGGAGCTACGTTTGGCGCCCCAGACCGCACTATTTGTATGTTTTGTGGAGACGGCGGCTTCCAAATGAATATTCAAGAATTAGGTACAATCATGGAACAGCAAGCCCCTGTTAAAATGATTCTGATGAACAATAATTATTTAGGCAATGTGCGTCAGTGGCAGGATATGTTCTGGAATGGACATCGTTCTTTTACTCCAATGATGAATCCAAAATATAATCTTATTGCAAATGCCTACAATATACCATATGAGCTTGTTGTGGATAGAAAAGAACTTTCATCGAAGGTTGATAAAATGCTTGCCTCTAAAGGTCCATTCATCTTAGAATGTGCCATTAAGGAAGATGCAGATGTTATGCCGATGGTAGCTCCAGGAAAAACTATCGATGAAATGATGTTGAAATTTAATTCGTAA